Genomic window (Sphingomonas japonica):
GGCGAAGCTGCAGGTGAGCTTCGCGTTCCGGCCGTTCGACGACGCTGGCGCGCTGGACGGCCTGCGCTTTGCGTGGACGCAGACGATGTTCTGGGCGATCGACGAGCCCTCGGGGCCGTTCCGATCGACCAATTACGCGCCCGAGCTGTTTTACGTGCACAACCTGTCGGACACGCTGACGGTGTCGGGCGGCTACCGCCACGATTCGAACGGGCGCGGCGACATCGGCTCGATCGACGCCAACCGGTTGTACGCGCAAATCGCCAAGCGCTGGGATTTGGGCAACGACTGGTCGGTCGTCGCCGCGCCGCGCGTCTGGGCCTATGTCGGCAAGCAGGGCGCGGCGCCCGATCTCGACCGCTATTGGGGGTTCACCGCGCTCCATCTGGGAATCGGGCAACGCGACGGCGTCCGCCTCGCAATCGATGCGCGTGGCAATCCCGGCACCGGCAGGGGGGCGGCCGAAGCCTATCTGTCCTATCCGCTGGCGCGGATCGGCGGTGGGCTGGGCATCTACGCCTTCGGGCAGGGCTTTACCGGCTATGGCGAGGCGATCGACGACTATGCGCTCCAGCGCACGCACGCGCGCTTCGGTATCGCGCTGACCCGATAACGGCGATAAGGTGCCGATCACTGCCGTTGAGGAGATTTCCCATGCGCCTATCGCTGTTGCTCGCCGCCCTTGCCCTGCCCTTTGCGGCGCCGGTCGGCGCGGCGCTGGCACCGGGAGCCAAGGCCCCCGATTTCCGCACCCAGGGCGCGCTGAACGGCAAGGTGTTCAACCTGACGCTGTCGGACCAGCTGACCAACGGGCCGGTCGTCCTGTACTTTTTCCCCGCGGCATTTACGCCGGGCTGCAATGCCGAAGCCAAGGCGTTCGCCGATGCGACTGCGCAGTTCAAGGCGGCGGGGGCGACGGTGATCGGCATGTCGGCCGATCCGGTCAACCGACTGGTCGCGTTCTCGACCGAACATTGCGCGGGCAAGTTCGCGGTCGCCAGCGCCGGGCCAAAGGTCGTGAGCGGCTATGACGTGGCGCTGGCCGGGCGCAAGATGACCAGCCGGACCAGCTATGTCATCGCCCGTGACGGCCGCATCGTCTATGCACATGACGATCCCAGCCCCGCAGGACATATCACCGGCACGTTGGCGGCGGTGAAGAAGCTCGCCCGCAGCTGAAACGAAAAGGGCGACCGGATCGCTCCGGCCGCCCTTCGTCATCGAGGGTAGGCGATCAGTTGGTTGGCGCTGGCGTCGTCGACACGCCCGCCTCCGCCTGGATCGCCGCCTGCACCTTGCCCTGCAGCGTGGTGTCAGTCTGCGCCGTCTGGGCGATCGCATTGAACTTGGCCGGTTCGAGACCCTGTTCCTGGACCTTTGCCGCCATCTGCGTCTGCTTCTGCTCGGCGGGGATCGTCGTATCCTTCTGGATCGCATCGAGCGCGACCACCGCCTTGGCGAACTGCGTCACTTCGGCATCGGTGATGCTGGCCGCCGAGACGGCCGGAGCGGCCGTGGTCGGGGCAGCGGTTGTCGGAGCCGCGTTGGAGGGGGCGCCGGTCGTCGGCGGAGTCGTCTGCTGCATATTCGGGCTGGGTGTCGTGGTCTGCGCCAGTGCGGGCGCAGAGATGGTGACAAGTCCAGCAGCGATCAGCGATCGGGTGAGCGTCTTCATCTCGAAATCTCCGTGATCCGTGCAAACAAATCGGGTTGCACCGATACCTATCATGGTTGCCAAGTTCATTTTCAACGCATACGCGGTCGGCAGTTGCTTAGACGGGTCCGGTTGTCGCTCCAGATATAGCCTGGATGGCCGGCCAGATACCACGCACTACTATTCTATGCTGGATTCGAGCCGCGGCAACTCGCAGCGGGCCATCGGATGCGACAGGCTTGACCCCGACTGGTGCCGCAGTGCAGCAAGGCGGCATGGCCAGCCTCCCCGCGATCACTAACAACCCGGATATCCGCTTTCTGGGTCGGCTCCTCGGCGACGTGATCCGCGGCTATGGCGGCGAGGAACTGTTCAAGCGCACCGAGTATATCCGCTCGACCTCGGTCGATCGTCACCGCGGCGTCGCCGGGGCGGACGCGATCGATCCGGGGCTCGACCGGCTGAGCCTCGACGAGACGCTCGATTTCGTGCGGGGATTCATGCTGTTCTCGATGCTCGCCAACCTCGCCGAGGATCGTCAGGGCGTCGCCGCCGAGGCGGATGCTGATATCGAACACGCGCTAGACAAGCTCGCCGATCACGGCATCGATCGAGCTGCGGTGGCCAAGCTGCTCGATCGCGCGCTGATCGTGCCGGTGCTGACCGCGCATCCCACCGAAGTGCGGCGCAAGTCGATGATCGATCACAAGAACCGCATTGCCGAGCTGATGGCGCTCAAGGATCGCGGCATCGCCGAAACCGAGGATGGCGATCAGGTCGACAACGCGATCCTGCGCCAGATCGCGTTGCTGTGGCAGACGCGGGTGCTACGCCGCGAACGGCTGTACGTCACCGACGAGGTGGAAAATGCGCTGAGCTATCTGCGCGACGTGTTCGTGCCGACGCTGCCCGCGCTCTATGCCCGCTGGGACCGCGCGCTGGGCGAGCGCGTGCCGACGTTCCTCAAGCCCGGCAGCTGGATCGGCGGCGACCGCGACGGCAACCCCTATGTCACCGCCGAGTCGATGCGGCATGCGCTGGCGCGCGCCGCGGAGACGGTGATCGGCCAGTATCTGGACGCGGTGCATGCGCTGGGCGCCGAGCTGTCGATCTCGACCGAGCACGTCGCGGTCGATGCCGGAGTGGAGCAGCTTGCCGAAGCCAGCGGCGACGAGGCCAGGAGCCGCGCCGACGAACCCTATCGCCGCGCTTTGTCGGGCATCTATGCGCGGCTGGCGGCGACGCACGAGGAGCTGGCCGGCAAGCCCGCGCCGCGCCCCGGGCCGCTGGCCGGTGACGCCTACGCTGAGCCGGGCGAACTGCGCCGCGACCTGCGCGCGATCGCGCACGCGCTCGCGGCCGAAGGCGGCGGCACGCTGGCGTCGGGCGGCGCGCTGGGGCGATTGATCCGCGCCGTCGAAATTTTCGGATTCCACCTCGCCACGCTCGACATGCGGCAGAATTCGGCGGTGCACGAGCGCGTCGTCGCCGAGTTGCTCAAGGTCGGCGGAGTGTCGCCCGATTATCTGGCGCTCGGTGAAGAGGAGCGCGTCGCGCTGCTGCGCCGCGAGCTCGAAAGCCCGCGGCCGCTGACCAGCCGCTATGCGACCTATTCGGACGAGACCGCGTCCGAACTTGCCATCCTCCACGCCGCTGCGGAGGCGCATGCCCGGTTCGGGCGGGCCGCGATCACCAACTATGTCGTGTCGATGGCGGAGTCGGTGTCCGACCTGCTCGAAGTGCATCTGCTGCTCAAGGAAGCGGGGCTGTACGTGCCGGGCGATCCACCGCAGGCCCACATCATGGCGGTTCCGCTGTTCGAGACGGTCGCCGATCTGGAAGCGGCGCCGGCGATCATGGCCGACTGGTTCGCGCTGCCCGAGGTCGCCGCGATCGCCCGGACACGCGGATATCAGGAAGTGATGATCGGCTATTCCGATTCCAACAAGGACGGCGGCTATCTGACCTCGACTTGGCAACTGGCGCGCGGTTCGACCGCACTGGCGCCGGTGTTCGAACGCGCCGGCGTGGCGATGCAGCTGTTCCACGGCCGCGGCGGCGCGGTCGGGCGCGGCGGCGGATCGGCGTTCACCGCGATCCAGGCGCAGCCGGCCGGGACGGTACAGGGGCGCATCCGCATCACCGAGCAGGGCGAAGTGATCGCCGCCAAATACGGCACGCGCGCGAGTGCCGCGACCAACCTCGAGGCGATGGCGTCGGCGACATTGCTCGCCAGCCTCGAGCCGCAGCGGCTGAGCGACGGCGACTATGCGCGCTTTTCGGCGGCGATGGACACGCTGTCGGACACCGCGTTCCGGGCCTATCGCGACCTGGTCTATGGCACCGACGGCTTCACCACCTTTTTCCGTCAGGCGACGCCGATCGCCGAGATCTCCGGCCTCAAGATCGGGTCGCGGCCCGCCAGCCGCAAGAAATCCGACGCGATTGAGGATCTGCGCGCGATCCCGTGGGTGTTCAGCTGGGCGCAGGCGCGGGTGATGCTGCCCGGCTGGTACGGCGTCGGCGCCGCGATCCAGGCGTTCGAGGACAAGGGCCTGCTGCGCGAGATGGCCGCGGGCTGGCCGCTGTTCGCCGCGACGCTCGACAATATGGAGCAGGTGCTTGCCAAGTCCGACATGGGCATCGCCGCGCGCTATGCCGGGCTGGTCGAGGATCGCGCGCTGGCCGACACCGTGTTCGGGCGCATCCGCGACGGCTGGCAGGCGACCCATGACGGGCTGCTGACCGTGACGCGGCAGACGCGGCTGCTGGAAAAGCACCCCAAGCTCGATACCTCGATCCGGTTGCGGCTGCCCTATATCGAGCCGCTCAACCTGCTCCAGATCGAGCTGCTCAAGCGATATCGCGCAGGTGAGGACGATGCGCGGATCGGCGAAGGTATCCTGTTGTCGATCAACGCGATCGCGACGGCGCTGAGGAACAGCGGCTAGTCAGCCAGAAACGGCACCGCCACTTCCCTTGGCACGCGGATCAGCTTGCCCGATGCGCGTTCGACGATCGCCCAGGTGGTCTTCGCCTCGACCTTCACCCGGCCATCGGCACCGGTGAAGCGCATGTGGCGGTCGAAGCGTGCACCGCGCGGCGCTTCGGGCACCCAGGTCTCGGCAGTGACGCGCTCGCCCGCCGCGACATTGCCACGATAATCGATCTCGTGCCGGGTGACGACCCACACATAGGCATCGACATGGGCGGGATCGGCGACTGCCGCCCAATGCGCGACCGCGACGTCCTGGATCCAGCGCACCCAGACGGCATTGTTGACGTGGCCGAGCTCGTCGATGTCGGCGGGGGTTGCAGTGATCGTCCGGGTGAAGCGCGGCATGCGCTCGCGGCTACCCTGCGTAGACACCGGGCCGCAAGCCCCTGACGCCCGGGTCGAGGACTTCGAACAGGCGACCGGCATCGGCTTCACCGGGCACGCCGTCCGCTGCCGAGGTGACGAACATGCGGTCGAGATCGGGGCCGGCAAAGGCGATGTTGGTGATCTGCGACGCGGGCAGCGCGATCGAGCGCTGGTGCGAACCGTCGGGCGCGAAGCGGCTGATGCGCGATCCGCCCCAGTGCGCGACCCAAAGATGCCCTTCGGCGTCGGTGGTCATGCCGTCGGGCGAGCCCCAGTCGCGATCGAAATCGATGAACAGCGCGCGGCCCGAGAGCGAGCCGTCGGCGGCGCGATCGTACCGGTAGATCGCGTTGCGGCCGGTATCGGTGTGGTAGAAGGTCGCGCCATCGGGGCTGATCGCCGGGCCGTTGGCGATGATGATGTCGCGTTCGAGCGTGTGCAGCGTGCCATCGGGGTCAAGGCGATAGAGCGCGCCGCTCGGCACGTCGCACGACAGCGGCATCGTCCCGGCATAGATGCGACCCTCGGCATCCGCCTTGGCATCGTTGAGGCGATTTTCGGGGAGGTCGGGCTCGGGATCGAGCATCGGCACGATCGCCAGCGGATCGAGCGTCACGGCATGGAAACCGGTCTGCATTCCCGCGATCAGCCCGCCCGAGTCGCGCTCGATCACCCAGCCGATCATCTCGGGCATCGCGATGCGATCGACCGTGCCACTCGCCAGCGACAGGCGGTTGAGCGCCTTGCCGATGATGTCGGTCCAATAGAGCACGCCGTCGCGTGCAGACCACAGCAGTCCTTCGCCAAGCTGGTCGCGGACGCCGGCGGTATCGACGATGCGGATCTCGGTCATCGCTTCCTCAGTGATTATGCCGGGGCACGCCGCGCGTTTGCGCCAGCCGTTGATACTCGACCGCCGGTTCGAGGACTGCGCCGGTGCCGAGCTGTCCGACGACGGCGCGCTGCATTTCCTGCCACGGCGTCTGGCTGGCGGGATAGTCATAGCCGCCCTGCGCGTCGAGGTCGGCGCGGCGCTGCGCCAGTTCGGCGTCGGACAAGAGGACGTTCGCCTCGCCGGTATTGAGGTCGATGCGCACGCGGTCGCCGGTGCGCAGCAGCGCCAGACCGCCGCCTGCCGCTGCCTCGGGCGAGGCGTTGAGGATCGAGGGCGAGCCGCTGGTGCCCGACTGGCGCCCGTCGCCGATACACGGCAGCGCGTGGACGCCGGCCTGAAGCAGATGGAGCGGCGCGCGCATGTTGACGACTTCGGCGGCACCGGGATAGCCGATCGGCCCGGCGCCGCGCATGATCAGCAGCGTGCGGTCGGTCGCACCGAGATCGGGATCGTCGATGCGGTGGTGATAATCCTCCGGCCCGTCGAACACGATCACCGGGCCTTCGAAGGCGTTCGGATCGGCAGGATCGGACAGGTAGCGCTGGCGGAATTCGTCGTTGATGACCGACAGCTTCATCACCGCGCTGTCGAACAGATTGCCGCGCAGCACCGAGAAACCGGCGGCGGGCTTGATCGGATCGTCAAAGCGGCGGATCACGCGTTCGTCCTCGATCACCGCATCGGCGCAGTTTTCGGCCATCGTGCGCCCGTTGACGGTCAGTGCGTCCTCGATCAGCCCCTGACCCATCAGCTGCGCGACCACCGCAGGTACGCCGCCGGCGCGGTAATAGTCCTCGCCCAGATACTCGCCCGCGGGTTGCAAATTGACGAGCAGCGGCACGTCGCGGCCATGCTCCTGCCAGTCTTCGATATCGAGATCGACGTTCAGGTGCCGGGCGATCGCATTGAGGTGGATCGGCGCGTTGGTCGATCCGCCGATCGCAGAATTGACGCGGATCGCATTCACAAAGGCGCTCCGCGTCATGACGTCGCTCGGCTTGCGATCGGCGTGCACCATCTCGACGATCTGCAGCCCGGTCTTGTACGCGCATTCCTGGCGGTCGCGGTAGGGAGCCGGGATCGCGGCCGAACCCGGCAGCGACATTCCCAGCGCCTCGGCCAGCGAGTTCATCGTCGTCGCGGTGCCCATCGTATTGCAATAGCCGGTCGAGGGCGCCGACGACGCCACCAGCTTGATGAAGCCCTTGTAATCGATCTCGCCGGCCGCGAGCATCTCGCGCGCCTTCCACACGATCGTGCCCGATCCGGTCCGCTCGCCCTTGTGCCAGCCGTTGAGCATCGGTCCGACCGACAGCGCGATCGCGGGGATGTTCACCGTCGCCGCCGCCATCAGGCATGCAGGCGTCGTCTTGTCGCAGCCGATCGTCAGCACGACGCCGTCGAGCGGATAGCCGAACAGCAATTCGACCAGCCCGAGATAGGCAAGGTTGCGGTCGAGCCCGGCGGTCGGGCGCTTGCCGGTCTCCTGGATCGGATGGACCGGAAATTCGATGGCGATGCCGCCCGCCTCGCGGATGCCGTCGCGCAGCCGGTCGGCAAGGACGATATGATGGCGGTTGCACGGCGACAGGTCGCTGCCGGTCTGGGCGATGCCGATGATCGGCTTGCCCGATTGGAGTTCCTCGAGCCCGAGCCCGAAGTTCATGTAGCGCTCGAGATACAGCGCGGTCATGTCCGCGTTGGTCGGATCGTCGAACCAGGCGCGCGAGCGCAGGCGCGGGGCAGTCGGGGAAGCGTCGGTCATGCAGTCAGCCTGTCTGGAACGTCGATCGAAGAGCCGCGAAACGCAGGGACTTGGGGATGCGGTCGGTCGCATAATCCGAACGGTGTCGCAGCGATCGTAAACGCCAAGGTCCTATCGACAGCGAGCACTACCCTCTTCCCTCTCCGGATTATACTCAGACAATTGCCAGGAGTTTGGCAATCGGGCAAGTGCGGCCTCGCGGGGTCGCGATCGGACGCTACCAGTACGAAAGCGCCGATACCAGATCATTGGTAGCGCTAACGAGCCATTTTATCCGATAAATCCTCTAGCGGCGGCGGCGCGTACGCTTGAGGCGGCGCAGCAGGCGGCGTTTTGCGGCCGGTTCGAACGCCTGTTCGGGATGCTCGGGATCGAGCGACTGGCTGTCGGCGACGGCGGTCTCGAACTCGGTGATATCCGGCGGCACGAACGGCACCAGTGTTCGCCCCGATCCGCGTAGCGCATCGATCGTCGCGATCAGCGAGCCGGTCTTCGCATAATGCTGCTCCACCGCTTCAGGATCGACGCCGAGATGTTCGGCCATGAGGTCGGTGCGTATGGCGGCGATCGTCGCGCGCGCCGCGCCGTCGTGGTCCGAGGCGGGCCGCGCCTCGATCGTGACGTCGCATTCGCTGTCGAGCCCCATCGATCGATTGTTCATATTTGCCGATCCGACGCGCAGCACCGCGTCATCGACGATCATGATCTTGGCATGGACGTAGATGTCCGCGCCATGCGTGGTCACCGGCGTGAAGATGCGAAGCCGCTCGGAATGCTTGCGCTTGCCGAGTTCCTCGATCAGCGCGGCGCGCGCCGCACCCATCACGAACTCCTCCAGCCAGCCATCGGCGACCTTGGGATTGACGAGCACGAATTCGGGGCCGTCGGCCTCGTCGAGCCGCGCGGCGATCGCTTCGGCAATGGCGCGCGAGGCGAAATATTGCGTCTCGATATAGGCGAAGCGCCTGGCATCCCGGATCATCGCCACGAATTGCGCCTCGATCTCGCGGATCTGGGGCAGGGTGTCGGTTTCGCCGCGAGTGCGGGCGATGGTAACCGGGACGTCGGTGAAGTGCGGTTCGAACCCGTCGATCCATACGCCGTCATGCGCGTGCGGGACCGGCAGCGTCACCCCGCTTGCCAGTTTCCAGCGGTCGCGCGCCAGTTCGCCCAGCGCCTTGGCGACATCGCCTTCGAGCGCCATCGTCGCGTCGTGCCACGGCATATAGCGCCGCCGCGTGAAGGGGCGCCTGCGCCGGTCGTCGCGGTCGCGATGCTCGCGCGTGTCCCAGCGCGCTGCGGTCATGTCGATGCCGCCGCAAAAGGCGAGGCTGTCGTCGATCACCACGATTTTCTGGTGGTGGCTGGCGCCGGTCGGATGGTTCTTGTCGACCTGAAAGGTGATCTGAGGCGACGAGGCCCATTTTGCCAGGCGGAACAGCGTCGTGCCGCGTCCGACCAGCTTGGCGGCGCCGACCCCCCAGGTCAGGATGTTGATCTGCAGATCGGGGCGATTGTCCGCCAGCCACGAAATGAACGGCCCCAGCTTCCACGGCGCACCGTCATCGGGCTTGGACGGATCGAGCCAGATGCGTGTGTCGAAATCCCAGCCGATCAGCATGAGCTGTTCACGCGCATTCATCATCGCGCGGCGCGCACGACGGTAATATTCCTGGGCATCGACGATCACGGCCGCCTTGTCGGCATGTTCGGTGCGCCAAGCGCCGGGATCGGGGGAATTGGTCAAATCGCGACGGGCCCTTCGCTGCTCAGGCGGTGCGTGCACAATTGCGCCTGCGGACTGTCGTCGGCGGTCAGCGCCGCAACCGTGACCCAGCCGTCGCGGCGCAGCGCAGCCGATCGCTGTGGATCGGTGCCCAGCGGCACGAACAGCCGCCGCCGCTCGCCGCCCGCCAGTCCGGCGTCGAGAATGGCGTCGGGAAACAGCGAAAAGCCGATCGCAGGCTCTTCGGCGCCCGATTCATGGACCACGGCATAGCTGCCGCCGCGGCCGATCTCACCCGCAATACCGCGCGCGAAGATCGAGAAGCCGAGCCAGCTTTGATATTCGAAGCCGTGACGCTCGGTCGGATCGAGGGTGAGCGCAACTTCGCCGGGCAGCGCCTGCGCGATCGCCTCCAGCCCGTCGAGCCGGGTCGCAAGCGCGCCTGCGTGCGTGCCCGAGCGCAGCCGCGCGATCGCCTCGGCGAACGGGCCGGCCGCCTCGATCAGCGGCAGATAGGCGCGATCGATCGCGGCGACGCCGGCCGCGTCCTTGGCATCGAGCCGGTCGCGCAGATCGTCGGACGCGCCGCTGCCGATCGCATCGACCAGGTCGGGCAGCGTGAAATCGACCGACAGCCCGACCACGCCCGCCGCCGCCAGCGCCTCGATCGCGACGCCGACGATCTCGCGCGCGGCGACCACGCTGTCGAGTCCGATCAGCTCGCAACCGATCTGGCGCGTCGCGCGGGCCGGGCGCAGCTCGCTCGCGCGCAGCTTGAGCACCACCCCGGCATAGGACAGGCGCAGCGGCCGAGGGTGATGCGCCATGCGCGTCGCGGCAATGCGCCCGACCTGCGCGGTCATGTCGGGTCGGATCGCCAGGCTGCGCTGCGACACCGGATCGACGAAGCGTACCGCATCGGTGGCCCGCCCGGCCTTGAGCCGCCGCGACAGCGCGTTCTCGAACTCGGCGAGCGGCGGATCGACCTGCTCATAGCCATGGCCATGCGCAACATCGAGCACGCGCCGCTCGAGCCGGGCGGCGGCGTCGGCGAGCGGTGGCAGGCGATCGTGGAACCCTTCGGGGAGGAGGCCGGTCATACCCGGCCCCCTATATCCCGTCAGAACTTCAGCGCCATCACCGTTTTCACGCCGGGCAGCGCGCGCACCCTGGCGATCAGGTCGGGCGTCACCGCCTCGTCGACCGACAGCAGCAGCACCGCTTCGCCACCGGCATCGCGGCGACCGAGGTGGAAGGTGCCGATGTTGACGCCGCTTTCACCCAGTGTCGTGCCGATCCGGCCGATGAAGCCGGGCGCATCCTCGTTGACGACATAGAGCATGTCGCCGTCGAGATCGGCCTCGACCTTGATCCCGAACAGCTCGACGAGCCGCGGCGCTTCGTTGCCGAACAAGGTACCCGCGACCGAGCGGTCGCCCGCCTGGGTACGCACGGTGACGCGCAGCAGCGTGTGGTACACGCCTTCGCGTTCGTGGCGGATCTCGCGGATGTCGAGCCCGCGTTCCCTGGCGAGGAACGGCGCATTGACCATGTTCACGGTGTCCGAATGGACCCGCATCAACCCGGCGAGCACCGCGCCGACGATCGGCTTCTGGTTGAGTTCGGCGGCGGCGCCCTCGGTTTCGATCGAGATCTGGTCGAGCGCACCGTGCGCAAGCTGGCCGACCAGGCTGCCCAGCTTTTCGGCGAGCGCCATGTACGGCTTCAATCGCGGCGCTTCCTCGGCCGACAGGCTCGGCATGTTGAGCGCGTTGGTGACGCCCCCATTGACGAGGAAATCGGCCATCTGCTCGGCGACCTGGATGGCGACATTGACCTGCGCCTCGCTGGTCGAGGCACCCAGATGCGGAGTCGAGACGAAACCGGGGGTGCCGAACAGCGGCGACGCCTTGGCCGGTTCCTCGACGAACACGTCGAGCGCCGCGCCTGCGACCTGGCCGCTGTCGAGCGCGTCCTTGAGCGCGGCTTCGTCGATCAGCCCGCCGCGCGCGCAATTGATGATGCGCACGCCCTTCTTGGTCTTCGCCAGCGCCTCGCGGCTGAGGATATTGCGAGTCTGCTCGGTGAGCGGGGTGTGCAGCGTGATGAAATCGGCGCGGGCGAGCAGCTGGTCGAGCTCGACCTTCTCGACGCCCATCTCGATCGCGCGTTCGGGGGTGAGGAACGGATCGAAGGCGATCACCTTCATCTTCAGGCCGCGCGCGCGGTCGGCGACGATCGAGCCGATATTGCCCGCGCCGATCAGCCCAAGCGTCTTCGACGTCAGCTCGACGCCCATGAAGCGGTTCTTCTCCCACTTGCCGGCCTGGGTCGAGGCGTCGGCTTCGGGCAGCTGCCGGGCAAGCGCGAACATCAGCGCGATCGCGTGTTCGGCGGTG
Coding sequences:
- the serA gene encoding phosphoglycerate dehydrogenase; this translates as MPKVLISDKMDPKAAQIFRERGVEVDEITGKTPEELMAMIGDYDGLAIRSSTKVTKAILEHATNLKVIGRAGIGVDNVDIPAASAKGVVVMNTPFGNSITTAEHAIALMFALARQLPEADASTQAGKWEKNRFMGVELTSKTLGLIGAGNIGSIVADRARGLKMKVIAFDPFLTPERAIEMGVEKVELDQLLARADFITLHTPLTEQTRNILSREALAKTKKGVRIINCARGGLIDEAALKDALDSGQVAGAALDVFVEEPAKASPLFGTPGFVSTPHLGASTSEAQVNVAIQVAEQMADFLVNGGVTNALNMPSLSAEEAPRLKPYMALAEKLGSLVGQLAHGALDQISIETEGAAAELNQKPIVGAVLAGLMRVHSDTVNMVNAPFLARERGLDIREIRHEREGVYHTLLRVTVRTQAGDRSVAGTLFGNEAPRLVELFGIKVEADLDGDMLYVVNEDAPGFIGRIGTTLGESGVNIGTFHLGRRDAGGEAVLLLSVDEAVTPDLIARVRALPGVKTVMALKF